In Arvicanthis niloticus isolate mArvNil1 chromosome 4, mArvNil1.pat.X, whole genome shotgun sequence, a single window of DNA contains:
- the Sv2a gene encoding synaptic vesicle glycoprotein 2A isoform X2, whose translation MEEGFRDRAAFIRGAKDIAKEVKKHAAKKVVKGLDRVQDEYSRRSYSRFEEEEDDDDFPAPADGYYRGEGAQDEEEGGASSDATEGHDEDDEIYEGEYQGIPRAESGGKGERMADGAPLAGVRGGLSDGEGPPGGRGEAQRRKDREELAQQYETILRECGHGRFQWTLYFVLGLALMADGVEVFVVGFVLPSAEKDMCLSDSNKGMLGLIVYLGMMVGAFLWGGLADRLGRRQCLLISLSVNSVFAFFSSFVQGYGTFLFCRLLSGVGIGGSIPIVFSYFSEFLAQEKRGEHLSWLCMFWMIGGVYAAAMAWAIIPHYGWSFQMGSAYQFHSWRVFVLVCAFPSVFAIGALTTQPESPRFFLENGKHDEAWMVLKQVHDTNMRAKGHPERVFSVTHIKTIHQEDELIEIQSDTGTWYQRWGVRALSLGGQVWGNFLSCFSPEYRRITLMMMGVWFTMSFSYYGLTVWFPDMIRHLQAVDYAARTKVFPGERVEHVTFNFTLENQIHRGGQYFNDKFIGLRLKSVSFEDSLFEECYFEDVTSSNTFFRNCTFINTVFYNTDLFEYKFVNSRLVNSTFLHNKEGCPLDVTGTGEGAYMVYFVSFLGTLAVLPGNIVSALLMDKIGRLRMLAGSSVLSCVSCFFLSFGNSESAMIALLCLFGGVSIASWNALDVLTVELYPSDKRW comes from the exons ATGGAAGAAGGCTTCCGAGACCGAGCAGCGTTCATCCGTGGGGCCAAAGACATTGCCAAGGAAGTTAAGAAGCACGCGGCCAAGAAGGTGGTGAAGGGCCTCGACAGAGTCCAGGATGAGTATTCCCGAAGGTCCTACTCCCGctttgaggaggaggaggatgatgaCGACTTCCCTGCCCCTGCTGATGGCTATTACCGCGGAGAAGGGGCCCAGGATGAGGAGGAAGGTGGTGCTTCTAGTGATGCCACTGAGGGTCACGATGAGGATGATGAGATCTACGAGGGAGAATATCAGGGCATCCCCCGGGCAGAGTCTGGGGGCAAAGGCGAGCGGATGGCAGATGGGGCACCCCTGGCTGGAGTGAGAGGGGGCTTGAGTGATGGGGAGGGTCCCCCTGGGGGTCGGGGGGAGGCGCAGCGGCGTAAAGATCGGGAAGAATTGGCTCAGCAGTATGAAACCATCCTCCGGGAGTGTGGCCATGGCCGCTTCCAGTGGACACTCTACTTCGTCCTGGGTCTGGCGCTGATGGCAGATGGTGTAGAGGTCTTTGTGGTGGGCTTTGTGCTGCCCAGTGCTGAGAAAGACATGTGCCTGTCGGACTCCAACAAAGGCATGCTGG GTCTCATTGTGTACCTGGGCATGATGGTGGGGGCCTTCCTCTGGGGAGGCCTGGCTGATCGGCTGGGTCGAAGACAGTGTCTGCTCATCTCGCTCTCAGTCAACAGCGTCTTCGCCTTCTTCTCATCCTTCGTCCAGGGTTATGGCACCTTCCTCTTCTGCCGGCTCCTTTCTGGGGTTGG GATTGGCGGTTCCATCCCCAttgtcttctcctatttttcGGAGTTTCTGGCCCAGGAGAAACGTGGGGAGCACTTGAGCTGGCTCTGTATGTTCTGGATGATTGGTGGGGTATATGCAGCTGCAATGGCCTGGGCCATCATCCCCCACTATG GATGGAGTTTCCAGATGGGCTCTGCTTACCAATTCCACAGCTGGAGAGTCTTTGTCCTCGTCTGTGCCTTTCCCTCTGTGTTTGCCATCGGGGCTCTGACTACTCAGCCAGAGAGTCCTCGCTTCTTCCTAGAG AATGGGAAACATGACGAAGCCTGGATGGTGCTGAAGCAGGTTCATGACACTAACATGCGAGCTAAGGGCCATCCTGAGCGAGTCTTCTCA GTAACCCACATTAAAACGATTCATCAGGAGGATGAATTGATTGAGATCCAGTCTGACACAGGAACTTGGTACCAGCGATGGGGAGTTCGGGCTTTGAGCCTGGGGGGTCAG GTTTGGGGGAATTTCCTCTCCTGCTTCAGTCCAGAATATCGGCGCATCACTCTGATGATGATGGGCGTATGGTTCACCATGTCCTTCAG CTACTATGGTTTGACTGTTTGGTTTCCCGACATGATCCGCCATCTCCAGGCTGTGGACTATGCAGCCCGCACCAAAGTGTTCCCAGGGGAGCGCGTAGAGCATGTGACATTCAACTTCACGCTGGAGAATCAGATTCACCGAGGGGGACAGTACTTCAATGACAA GTTCATTGGGCTGCGTCTGAAGTCAGTGTCCTTTGAGGATTCCCTGTTTGAGGAGTGTTACTTTGAAGATGTTACATCCAGCAACACATTCTTCCGAAACTGCACGTTTATCAACACCGTGTTCTATAACACTG ACCTGTTTGAGTACAAGTTTGTGAACAGCCGTCTGGTGAACAGCACATTCCTGCACAATAAAGAAGGCTGCCCCCTCGATGTGACAGGGACGGGTGAAGGTGCCTACATGGTGTACTTTGTCAGCTTCTTGGGGACACTGGCTGTGCTTCCTGGAAATATTGTGTCTGCTCTGCTCATGGACAAGATTGGCAGGCTCAGAATGCTTG CTGGTTCCAGTGTGTTGTCCTGTGTGTCctgcttcttcctgtcttttggGAACAGCGAGTCAGCCATGATCGCTCTGCTCTGCCTTTTCGGGGGAGTCAGCATTGCATCCTGGAATGCGCTGGACGTGCTGACCGTTGAACTCTACCCTTCTGACAAGAG GTGGTGA
- the Bola1 gene encoding bolA-like protein 1 — protein MLSARPARCMVSMATRACLSRGSAGSAAGGPVEAAIRAKLERALSPEILELRNESGGHAVPAGSETHFRVAVVSSRFEGMSPLQRHRLVHEALSEELAGPVHALAIQAKTPAQWRENPQLDISPPCLGGSKKTRGTS, from the coding sequence ATGCTAAGTGCGCGACCGGCCCGGTGCATGGTCTCCATGGCCACGCGCGCATGTTTGTCGCGGGGCAGCGCGGGATCGGCGGCTGGCGGGCCAGTGGAAGCTGCTATCCGCGCCAAGTTGGAGCGAGCCCTGAGCCCTGAGATACTGGAGCTCCGCAACGAGAGCGGCGGCCACGCAGTCCCAGCAGGCAGTGAGACGCATTTCCGCGTGGCGGTGGTGAGCTCTCGTTTCGAGGGGATGAGCCCCTTGCAACGGCACCGGCTGGTCCACGAGGCATTATCGGAGGAGCTGGCTGGGCCCGTACACGCGCTGGCCATCCAGGCGAAGACCCCCGCCCAGTGGAGAGAAAACCCACAATTGGACATTAGCCCCCCCTGCCTAGGTGGAAGCAAGAAAACTCGAGGGACCTCTTAA
- the Sv2a gene encoding synaptic vesicle glycoprotein 2A isoform X1: MEEGFRDRAAFIRGAKDIAKEVKKHAAKKVVKGLDRVQDEYSRRSYSRFEEEEDDDDFPAPADGYYRGEGAQDEEEGGASSDATEGHDEDDEIYEGEYQGIPRAESGGKGERMADGAPLAGVRGGLSDGEGPPGGRGEAQRRKDREELAQQYETILRECGHGRFQWTLYFVLGLALMADGVEVFVVGFVLPSAEKDMCLSDSNKGMLGLIVYLGMMVGAFLWGGLADRLGRRQCLLISLSVNSVFAFFSSFVQGYGTFLFCRLLSGVGIGGSIPIVFSYFSEFLAQEKRGEHLSWLCMFWMIGGVYAAAMAWAIIPHYGWSFQMGSAYQFHSWRVFVLVCAFPSVFAIGALTTQPESPRFFLENGKHDEAWMVLKQVHDTNMRAKGHPERVFSVTHIKTIHQEDELIEIQSDTGTWYQRWGVRALSLGGQVWGNFLSCFSPEYRRITLMMMGVWFTMSFSYYGLTVWFPDMIRHLQAVDYAARTKVFPGERVEHVTFNFTLENQIHRGGQYFNDKFIGLRLKSVSFEDSLFEECYFEDVTSSNTFFRNCTFINTVFYNTDLFEYKFVNSRLVNSTFLHNKEGCPLDVTGTGEGAYMVYFVSFLGTLAVLPGNIVSALLMDKIGRLRMLAGSSVLSCVSCFFLSFGNSESAMIALLCLFGGVSIASWNALDVLTVELYPSDKRTTAFGFLNALCKLAAVLGISIFTSFVGITKAAPILFASAALALGSSLALKLPETRGQVLQ; the protein is encoded by the exons ATGGAAGAAGGCTTCCGAGACCGAGCAGCGTTCATCCGTGGGGCCAAAGACATTGCCAAGGAAGTTAAGAAGCACGCGGCCAAGAAGGTGGTGAAGGGCCTCGACAGAGTCCAGGATGAGTATTCCCGAAGGTCCTACTCCCGctttgaggaggaggaggatgatgaCGACTTCCCTGCCCCTGCTGATGGCTATTACCGCGGAGAAGGGGCCCAGGATGAGGAGGAAGGTGGTGCTTCTAGTGATGCCACTGAGGGTCACGATGAGGATGATGAGATCTACGAGGGAGAATATCAGGGCATCCCCCGGGCAGAGTCTGGGGGCAAAGGCGAGCGGATGGCAGATGGGGCACCCCTGGCTGGAGTGAGAGGGGGCTTGAGTGATGGGGAGGGTCCCCCTGGGGGTCGGGGGGAGGCGCAGCGGCGTAAAGATCGGGAAGAATTGGCTCAGCAGTATGAAACCATCCTCCGGGAGTGTGGCCATGGCCGCTTCCAGTGGACACTCTACTTCGTCCTGGGTCTGGCGCTGATGGCAGATGGTGTAGAGGTCTTTGTGGTGGGCTTTGTGCTGCCCAGTGCTGAGAAAGACATGTGCCTGTCGGACTCCAACAAAGGCATGCTGG GTCTCATTGTGTACCTGGGCATGATGGTGGGGGCCTTCCTCTGGGGAGGCCTGGCTGATCGGCTGGGTCGAAGACAGTGTCTGCTCATCTCGCTCTCAGTCAACAGCGTCTTCGCCTTCTTCTCATCCTTCGTCCAGGGTTATGGCACCTTCCTCTTCTGCCGGCTCCTTTCTGGGGTTGG GATTGGCGGTTCCATCCCCAttgtcttctcctatttttcGGAGTTTCTGGCCCAGGAGAAACGTGGGGAGCACTTGAGCTGGCTCTGTATGTTCTGGATGATTGGTGGGGTATATGCAGCTGCAATGGCCTGGGCCATCATCCCCCACTATG GATGGAGTTTCCAGATGGGCTCTGCTTACCAATTCCACAGCTGGAGAGTCTTTGTCCTCGTCTGTGCCTTTCCCTCTGTGTTTGCCATCGGGGCTCTGACTACTCAGCCAGAGAGTCCTCGCTTCTTCCTAGAG AATGGGAAACATGACGAAGCCTGGATGGTGCTGAAGCAGGTTCATGACACTAACATGCGAGCTAAGGGCCATCCTGAGCGAGTCTTCTCA GTAACCCACATTAAAACGATTCATCAGGAGGATGAATTGATTGAGATCCAGTCTGACACAGGAACTTGGTACCAGCGATGGGGAGTTCGGGCTTTGAGCCTGGGGGGTCAG GTTTGGGGGAATTTCCTCTCCTGCTTCAGTCCAGAATATCGGCGCATCACTCTGATGATGATGGGCGTATGGTTCACCATGTCCTTCAG CTACTATGGTTTGACTGTTTGGTTTCCCGACATGATCCGCCATCTCCAGGCTGTGGACTATGCAGCCCGCACCAAAGTGTTCCCAGGGGAGCGCGTAGAGCATGTGACATTCAACTTCACGCTGGAGAATCAGATTCACCGAGGGGGACAGTACTTCAATGACAA GTTCATTGGGCTGCGTCTGAAGTCAGTGTCCTTTGAGGATTCCCTGTTTGAGGAGTGTTACTTTGAAGATGTTACATCCAGCAACACATTCTTCCGAAACTGCACGTTTATCAACACCGTGTTCTATAACACTG ACCTGTTTGAGTACAAGTTTGTGAACAGCCGTCTGGTGAACAGCACATTCCTGCACAATAAAGAAGGCTGCCCCCTCGATGTGACAGGGACGGGTGAAGGTGCCTACATGGTGTACTTTGTCAGCTTCTTGGGGACACTGGCTGTGCTTCCTGGAAATATTGTGTCTGCTCTGCTCATGGACAAGATTGGCAGGCTCAGAATGCTTG CTGGTTCCAGTGTGTTGTCCTGTGTGTCctgcttcttcctgtcttttggGAACAGCGAGTCAGCCATGATCGCTCTGCTCTGCCTTTTCGGGGGAGTCAGCATTGCATCCTGGAATGCGCTGGACGTGCTGACCGTTGAACTCTACCCTTCTGACAAGAG GACCACCGCCTTTGGCTTCCTGAATGCCCTGTGTAAGCTGGCAGCTGTGCTGGGAATCAGCATCTTCACGTCCTTTGTGGGGATCACCAAGGCTGCTCCCATTCTCTTTGCCTCGGCTGCTCTTGCCCTTGGTAGCTCTCTGGCTCTGAAGCTGCCTGAGACCCGGGGACAGGTGCTGCAGTGA